The DNA region TGGACGACGCGCGAGAAGCTGCTGGTCGGTAGAACCCACGGTACCTGGAGATTCTCGGCCGCGAGGACACCGCCCTCGGGAAGCGTTATTCCGGGGGTCACGTTTTTGCACACGATGAATCGTTCGACCTTTTCGGTTAGCTTGGGGCGTCGTGCGGCGTAGGTGATCTTCTGCACTAGCATGGTAACGATTCGGGTTATTTTGTTGCTTCCTTTGTTGTTGACCTGGATTACGGCTGGGATAAACTGTCCGGGAACGAATCCGGAGGTTGGCAGCTCCACGGACGCGTACAGAACTCCGCTGGGAACGCACGGCCAGTATCCGAGGGATTTGGTCAGTTCGGATCTGACGGGAAGCAGGATTTCGTTGTTCAGGTCTAGCTGGCGAACGATTTGGAAGTTCAGCGAGGTGGTCTTTGACTGGCGCCATGGCCGCTCAAGGGTAGCCTTCAGGAAGTACCGAATGTGGCCACGTTTGCCCTCGAAGGACGCTGGAAGCGTGTCCGGAAGCTGACAGGCGAAACCGTGGCTGTACGTGCCGGCTGGGATTTCCATTGATTTCTCTGCCAGAATGTGATTTATTACAAAATTGTCATAGTGAAAGCCAGCATCTTACCATTGAAAGGTTGGAACAATATAAGCTCCGAATAGAGATATCGCTCCTTTCCCTTGAAAGTTGTGGCTCCACGACCACTATACTGCTCATACCAGGTCGTTTTCCCCACACCGGAAATGGTTAATCGTAGTCCTGCAAGGTACATCATGCGTCATCAAACAATAGAGCTTTTCGACATAAATCAACAAAACTTACTTGAAACATTACATGTTTTGCTCAGCACTGCGTTCACATCACCAATCAGTTCCTGGCCGGGGTAGAAAATCCCGTCGGAACTGTTGCTGAGGACAATCTCCAACCTAGTAGGCATGGTCCAGCCGAAAACGCATCCAAATTTCCATCAGGACGACGCACGAGGCCAAAGCATCACAGCATGCGGCGCCAGCCAGTCGCGATATGTCGTGTTtcgtctcgtcgtcgtcgtcgtcgtcgacgttgTTGTATCCAAGTATGCGCTCCGTCAATCAATGATGCGTGTGAAACATACTGTTTGACTATTGGTTTTCGACTTTTGAAGAttgttttaccaaattttacatcatttcagtaaaatcacatcacttttactttaaaaaaatcacgattCACAAAAAAACGCCTGCGATGTGATGCAGCGTGCCTACCTCGAAGGCGCTGCGACGCACAAAGAGGCCTACTGTGATGCGTGCCCGTCGGTTTGCAGCGTGTGAAATCGACTGAGGACAGGACCAACTAGGATAAAAGACGATGACATCACGCGACGACTATTTCTTGCGTGGAAGGACACGACTGTTGGCGTTGCAAAAAAAGACCGCGGGAAGAAGGATGCTCTATTTAGAAGAGGCGCCTCACTACACTTggttctatttttaaaatcgtttAGATTGGTGTTATACACGACAATTTCATTTATTGTGAA from Culex quinquefasciatus strain JHB chromosome 3, VPISU_Cqui_1.0_pri_paternal, whole genome shotgun sequence includes:
- the LOC6040488 gene encoding arrestin domain-containing protein 2: MPTRLEIVLSNSSDGIFYPGQELIGDVNAVLSKTCNVSRLRLTISGVGKTTWYEQYSGRGATTFKGKERYLYSELILFQPFNEKSMEIPAGTYSHGFACQLPDTLPASFEGKRGHIRYFLKATLERPWRQSKTTSLNFQIVRQLDLNNEILLPVRSELTKSLGYWPCVPSGVLYASVELPTSGFVPGQFIPAVIQVNNKGSNKITRIVTMLVQKITYAARRPKLTEKVERFIVCKNVTPGITLPEGGVLAAENLQVPWVLPTSSFSRVVQIGYELVVEFEIDSCFFNANQVIRVPVVIGVIPTRDSNMMESNAIRVWTRKA